The Prevotella sp. E9-3 genome has a window encoding:
- a CDS encoding HU family DNA-binding protein, with amino-acid sequence MNNKEFISELSRRVGYKTDQTQKMLLSVLNAMGDSFLEGDIVQMPNFGTFEVKKKLERVMVNPTTGQRMLVPPKMVLGFKPHPSWKDKIKNGGTE; translated from the coding sequence ATGAATAACAAGGAATTCATTTCAGAACTCTCTCGAAGAGTAGGCTACAAGACTGATCAGACCCAAAAAATGTTGCTTTCAGTACTTAATGCCATGGGCGATAGCTTTCTTGAGGGTGATATCGTTCAGATGCCGAACTTTGGTACTTTTGAAGTTAAAAAGAAACTTGAACGAGTTATGGTTAATCCTACAACGGGACAACGTATGCTTGTTCCGCCTAAGATGGTGCTTGGATTCAAGCCACATCCATCATGGAAAGATAAAATAAAGAATGGAGGAACTGAATAA